One Thalassospira marina DNA window includes the following coding sequences:
- a CDS encoding SixA phosphatase family protein, whose product MKTLLLLRHAKSSWADPGRADHDRELNPRGEKAAPVMGRFLMREGLMPDLVWCSTAARAVQTLGLLGRQFAGDDQVIYAQDLYMASETALLKCLQQTHAEADRVMMVGHNPGMESFALALTGIDENGHRPDMERKFPTCALCQFSFDVADWSAVKWGAGRLERFIKVKNLQGDARPTNDDSDESSSPDSANT is encoded by the coding sequence ATGAAAACCTTGTTGCTGTTGCGTCATGCCAAATCCAGTTGGGCGGATCCGGGCCGGGCGGACCATGACCGCGAACTCAACCCGCGCGGCGAAAAGGCCGCCCCGGTGATGGGGCGTTTTTTAATGCGCGAAGGGCTTATGCCCGATCTGGTGTGGTGTTCAACCGCCGCCCGCGCGGTGCAGACACTGGGTCTTTTGGGGCGGCAGTTTGCCGGGGACGACCAGGTGATTTACGCCCAGGACCTTTATATGGCGAGCGAAACAGCCCTGCTGAAATGTTTGCAGCAAACCCATGCAGAAGCCGACCGCGTGATGATGGTGGGGCATAATCCGGGAATGGAAAGCTTTGCCCTGGCATTGACCGGAATCGATGAAAATGGCCATCGCCCCGATATGGAACGCAAATTTCCCACCTGCGCACTGTGCCAGTTCAGCTTTGATGTTGCGGACTGGTCGGCCGTGAAATGGGGGGCAGGGCGGCTGGAACGTTTTATCAAGGTCAAGAATTTGCAGGGTGATGCCCGCCCGACCAATGACGACAGTGACGAGAGTTCGTCCCCTGATAGCGCCAATACTTGA
- the aspS gene encoding aspartate--tRNA ligase — MHPYRSHNCNALRVSDADAQVRLSGWIHRKRDHGNLLFVDLRDHYGITQVVIDISSPLFELLDKARAESVITVDGKVVKRTAETINPNLPTGEIEVYASNIEVQSSADVLPMPVFGDVEYGEEVRLRHRYLDLRRESVHKNIVLRSQVISAMRQKMTAQGFLEIQTPILTASSPEGARDFLVPSRTHPGKFYALPQAPQQFKQLLMVSGFDRYFQIAPCFRDEDARADRSPGEFYQLDFEMAFATQDDVFAAIEPVLHEIFVEFGGGREVTDFPFPRIPFDESMAKYGSDKPDLRNPLVISDVTEAFRGSNFGIFASNIEKGSVVRAIPAPGAANRPRSFFDKLNAWAREEGAAGLGYIVYDENGEAKGPIAKNLDAERIASIKETTGVANGDAVFFACDKPLPAAKFAGKSREKICDDLALREEGKFKFCWIVDFPMFEEDDDGKIEFSHNPFSMPQGGLDALENMNPLDIKAWQYDIVCNGIELSSGAIRNHRPDIMYKAFEIAGYGKEVVEDRFGGMLNAFKFGAPPHGGSAPGVDRIVMLLADEPNIREVIAFPLNQQAQDLMMNAPSVVEDRQLKELHLRVQLPPKAKKD; from the coding sequence ATGCATCCTTATCGCTCACATAATTGCAATGCACTTCGCGTTTCCGACGCCGATGCCCAAGTCCGCCTTTCTGGCTGGATCCACCGCAAACGCGACCACGGCAACCTTCTGTTTGTCGATTTGCGCGATCATTATGGTATCACCCAGGTCGTGATCGACATTTCCAGCCCGCTGTTCGAACTTCTGGACAAGGCGCGTGCGGAAAGCGTGATTACGGTTGACGGCAAGGTCGTGAAACGTACCGCCGAAACCATCAACCCGAACCTGCCGACCGGTGAAATCGAAGTTTATGCCTCGAACATCGAAGTGCAGTCCTCGGCTGATGTGCTGCCGATGCCGGTATTTGGTGATGTCGAATATGGCGAAGAAGTTCGCCTGCGTCACCGTTACCTCGATCTGCGTCGCGAAAGCGTTCACAAAAACATCGTTCTGCGTTCGCAGGTCATTTCGGCCATGCGCCAGAAAATGACGGCACAGGGTTTCCTCGAAATCCAGACGCCGATTCTGACCGCGTCCTCGCCGGAAGGTGCACGTGACTTCCTCGTACCTTCGCGTACCCATCCGGGCAAATTTTATGCCCTGCCGCAGGCCCCCCAGCAGTTCAAACAGTTGCTGATGGTTTCGGGGTTCGACCGTTACTTCCAGATCGCACCTTGCTTCCGCGATGAAGATGCACGCGCTGACCGTTCACCGGGCGAGTTCTATCAGCTCGACTTTGAAATGGCCTTTGCCACCCAGGACGACGTTTTCGCTGCGATCGAGCCGGTCCTGCACGAGATTTTCGTTGAATTTGGTGGTGGTCGCGAAGTAACCGATTTCCCGTTCCCGCGTATTCCGTTTGATGAATCGATGGCGAAATACGGTTCGGACAAGCCCGACCTGCGTAACCCGCTGGTGATTTCGGATGTGACCGAAGCATTCCGTGGTTCGAATTTCGGCATCTTTGCCAGCAACATCGAAAAAGGTTCGGTGGTCCGTGCGATCCCGGCACCGGGTGCCGCCAACCGTCCGCGCAGCTTCTTTGACAAGCTCAACGCCTGGGCCCGTGAAGAAGGTGCGGCTGGTCTGGGTTACATCGTTTATGATGAAAACGGCGAAGCCAAAGGCCCGATTGCCAAGAACCTGGATGCTGAACGCATTGCATCGATCAAGGAAACCACGGGTGTTGCCAATGGCGATGCCGTGTTCTTTGCCTGCGACAAGCCGCTTCCGGCTGCCAAATTTGCGGGCAAGTCGCGTGAAAAGATCTGTGATGACCTGGCCCTGCGCGAAGAAGGCAAGTTCAAGTTCTGCTGGATTGTTGATTTCCCGATGTTCGAGGAAGATGACGACGGCAAGATCGAATTCAGCCACAACCCGTTCTCGATGCCGCAGGGTGGCCTGGACGCGCTGGAAAACATGAACCCGCTTGATATCAAGGCGTGGCAGTATGACATCGTTTGTAACGGTATCGAGCTGTCTTCGGGTGCCATTCGTAACCATCGCCCGGACATCATGTACAAGGCCTTTGAAATTGCCGGTTATGGCAAGGAAGTGGTCGAAGACCGCTTTGGTGGCATGCTGAACGCATTCAAATTTGGCGCACCGCCGCACGGTGGTTCGGCCCCGGGTGTTGACCGTATCGTCATGCTGCTGGCCGATGAACCGAACATTCGCGAAGTCATTGCCTTCCCGCTGAACCAGCAGGCACAGGACCTGATGATGAATGCGCCGTCGGTTGTCGAAGACCGCCAGTTAAAAGAACTGCATTTGCGTGTTCAGTTGCCGCCGAAGGCGAAAAAAGACT